A region of Solanum dulcamara chromosome 7, daSolDulc1.2, whole genome shotgun sequence DNA encodes the following proteins:
- the LOC129894225 gene encoding uncharacterized protein LOC129894225 → MAVEEDIDLSDLKYQLSQTHVSWKQEMEGSQSQVDALQAKLLDVKACIQGSEEDTKKELNVLWSRVRTAATLMMYLKAKARVMAVPDLASTSCGIKERYGIGLIDKNGVPLSSWSRDIDLSSFDDADDATLIRLTSTLDSFDDLDGSYMSELLRSVQLVTYVMENLVKRVIMAESETALEKEKVTIGQEEIQRRALQIENMSTKLEEMERFALGTNCILNEMRQRVEDLVEETSRQRQRAAENEQELCCVKRDFESLKSYVSSLISVRETLLSSEKQFQTIERLFERLAAKTTQLESEKMQKEAQVQKLLEENVKLTTLLDKKEAQLLAMNEQCKVMALSASNN, encoded by the exons ATGGCGGTGGAGGAAGATATTGATCTTTCAGATTTGAAGTACCAACTGAGCCAAACACATGTTAGTTGGAAACAAGAGATGGAGGGAAGCCAGTCCCAAGTCGATGCCTTGCAAGCCAAACTATTAGATGTAAAAGCTTGTATTCAGGGGTCAGAAGAAGATACAAAGAAAGAGTTAAATGTTCTTTGGAGCAGAGTCAGAACTGCTGCAACATTAATGATGTATTTGAAAGCTAAAGCCAGAGTCATGGCTGTTCCTGATTTGGCTTCCACGTCATGCGGTATAAAGGAACGATATGGAATAGGGCTTATAGATAAAAATGGTGTACCGTTGTCCAGTTGGTCAAGGGACATAGATCTCTCGTCTTTTGATGATGCTGATGATGCAACATTGATTAGACTTACAAGTACACTAGATTCTTTTGATGACCTAGATGGATCTTATATGAGCGAATTACTCAGAAGTGTACAATTGGTTACATATGTTATGGAAAATCTTGTCAAGAGGGTTATAATGGCTGAATCTGAAACTGCTTTAGAGAAGGAGAAGGTAACAATAGGTCAGGAAGAGATTCAAAGAAGGGCACTTCAGATTGAAAACATGTCTACTAAGTTAGAAGAGATGGAAAGGTTTGCTTTGGGTACAAATTGTATCTTGAATGAGATGCGCCAGAGAGTTGAAGATTTGGTCGAAGAGACTTCTAGACAGAGGCAACGAGCTGCAGAAAATGAGCAGGAGCTTTGTTGTGTTAAGAGAGACTTTGAATCTCTGAAATCCTATGTCAGTAGTCTCATTAGTGTCAGAGAAACTCTTCTGTCATCAGAAAAGCAATTCCAGACAATTGAAAGGCTTTTTGAACG GTTAGCTGCAAAGACAACTCAATTGGAGAGTGAGAAAATGCAGAAAGAGGCTCAAGTCCAAAAGCTTCTGGAAGAGAATGTGAAGTTGACAACTCTCCTTGACAAGAAAGAAGCACAGCTCTTGGCCATGAATGAACAATGCAAGGTTATGGCACTTAGTGCTTCTAATAATTGA